Proteins co-encoded in one Alcanivorax sp. genomic window:
- a CDS encoding prolyl oligopeptidase family serine peptidase: MYKALAIIMALLLFAIQDVFAEEGELLTRADGSEITFYLDQKGSSHLLVLMQGSDCNSVAHSKVINDRFAIVIGDADVLTVEKYGLTRSVSWNGSGDSPDCPASYFEHDSPQQRTDDYLQVMSWLDNQFHYDRITLLGGSEGALVAVMVASRSDSVSAVVSLNGGGRFFVDDVLHSMALELPPVALEEAKQGFLALAASVEAVENMDLVMSGHGFRWWKSMLAADQTELLMSVRAPLLIIQSSLDKSVSPKLAYDQAQTLKKKKNNVDFRVYTELDHKFHDASGKDHSNLVISSIKDWLGRQRRTSEAL, from the coding sequence ATGTATAAAGCTCTCGCGATCATAATGGCGTTGCTGCTGTTTGCTATTCAGGATGTGTTTGCCGAGGAGGGGGAGCTCTTAACACGGGCAGATGGGTCAGAGATCACGTTCTATCTGGACCAGAAAGGAAGCAGCCATTTGCTGGTGCTGATGCAGGGCTCAGACTGCAATAGTGTGGCCCATAGCAAGGTGATTAATGATCGCTTTGCCATCGTTATTGGTGATGCGGATGTCCTTACGGTGGAGAAGTATGGCCTTACCCGGTCGGTTTCCTGGAACGGTTCAGGGGATAGCCCGGATTGTCCGGCGTCATATTTCGAGCATGACTCGCCACAGCAGCGGACGGACGATTATCTTCAGGTGATGTCCTGGCTGGATAACCAATTTCACTATGACCGCATTACGCTACTTGGTGGAAGCGAGGGGGCGTTGGTGGCGGTGATGGTGGCTTCCCGCAGTGATTCGGTGAGTGCGGTTGTCTCTCTGAATGGCGGTGGCCGCTTTTTCGTCGATGATGTACTGCACAGTATGGCGCTTGAGCTTCCTCCGGTGGCATTGGAAGAAGCGAAACAGGGTTTTCTGGCGTTGGCCGCCTCTGTCGAAGCTGTCGAGAATATGGACCTTGTGATGAGCGGCCATGGGTTTCGTTGGTGGAAGAGTATGTTGGCCGCAGACCAGACTGAACTGCTGATGAGCGTCCGCGCCCCGTTGCTCATTATCCAGTCTAGCCTTGATAAAAGCGTTTCTCCCAAGCTGGCTTACGATCAGGCTCAGACACTGAAGAAAAAGAAGAATAATGTCGACTTTCGGGTTTATACGGAGCTTGATCACAAGTTCCATGACGCTTCTGGAAAGGATCACTCGAACTTGGTTATTTCTTCCATCAAGGACTGGCTGGGTCGCCAGCGTCGCACAAGCGAGGCCTTGTGA
- a CDS encoding SMI1/KNR4 family protein, with the protein MEDVIELLRERHEGGLVALELPDEDRLVEIEEQLLIPLPGDYKEFLLNASDIICGSLEPATVMDDYAHNFLPEMAANAWDQGMPRYLIPVCEAPEGIYAMSQEGSVLLWQPGNGISEEEEWGSIWQWAREIWLES; encoded by the coding sequence ATGGAAGACGTAATCGAACTGCTGCGCGAACGCCACGAAGGTGGCCTGGTGGCGCTGGAACTCCCGGACGAAGACCGCCTGGTAGAAATCGAAGAGCAACTACTCATTCCGCTACCCGGTGACTACAAGGAGTTCCTGCTCAACGCCAGCGACATTATCTGCGGCAGCCTGGAACCGGCCACGGTGATGGACGACTACGCCCACAACTTCCTCCCCGAAATGGCCGCCAACGCCTGGGACCAGGGCATGCCCCGCTACCTGATCCCCGTCTGCGAAGCCCCCGAAGGCATTTATGCCATGTCCCAGGAAGGCAGCGTGCTGCTCTGGCAGCCCGGCAACGGCATCAGCGAGGAAGAAGAGTGGGGGAGTATCTGGCAGTGGGCGCGGGAAATCTGGCTGGAAAGTTAA
- a CDS encoding GFA family protein: MKDHFGSCLCGTVRFQIKGDFDRFYLCHCQHCQKDTGSAHAANLFSSSAQLLWLSGGEVVRTFTLPGTRHAISFCSLCGSAMPNAQTSGLLVVPAGCLDTPVPVLPTAHIFLASKAVWEDEINDAPGFDGVPG; encoded by the coding sequence ATGAAGGATCATTTCGGCTCTTGTCTGTGTGGCACCGTGCGGTTTCAGATCAAAGGGGATTTCGACCGCTTCTATCTCTGCCACTGCCAGCATTGCCAGAAAGATACAGGCTCAGCACACGCCGCTAATCTGTTTTCCTCTTCCGCGCAGTTGCTCTGGTTGTCGGGTGGCGAGGTAGTCAGGACGTTCACGCTTCCTGGTACCCGGCATGCCATAAGTTTCTGCTCGTTGTGTGGCTCGGCGATGCCGAATGCGCAGACATCGGGTCTGCTGGTGGTGCCTGCAGGGTGCCTGGACACGCCAGTCCCAGTGCTGCCAACGGCACATATTTTTTTGGCCAGTAAAGCGGTTTGGGAAGACGAGATTAATGATGCGCCAGGGTTTGATGGGGTGCCTGGTTGA
- a CDS encoding IS110 family transposase, which yields MQVARSIVGIDVAKAELVIHFQGQTFTIENTPKAIKHWLKSLPCSCEIAIEATGTYHMAVIELAHAKGHHIYVIDASRLSSYRKGTGGRAKTDASDAQLLARHLQREKEDLRRWSPPPKAYRTLQTLLRRRAALIKARTMIQQSLGGEKILKASLTRLISQINSLDTLIQKHLRNTVREAGLCDQVQRCKSLEGVGDLTAYALVMAFLRGDFRNSDAFVAFLGMDVHVKDSGTRTGKRKLTKKGDSETRRLLYCAAMAARKSARWAGVYQGYLDRGLAKTQALVILARKLVRIAFALMKSRTDYVSMPAS from the coding sequence ATGCAAGTAGCAAGATCTATCGTCGGCATCGACGTCGCCAAGGCCGAGTTGGTCATTCATTTCCAGGGCCAGACGTTCACCATCGAGAACACCCCCAAAGCCATTAAACACTGGCTCAAGAGCCTGCCATGCTCCTGTGAGATCGCCATTGAGGCCACAGGGACTTACCACATGGCAGTCATCGAGTTGGCCCATGCCAAAGGGCACCACATTTACGTCATTGATGCTTCACGTCTCAGCAGCTACCGCAAGGGAACAGGCGGCCGAGCTAAAACAGACGCCTCTGACGCCCAGCTGCTTGCCCGCCATCTGCAGAGAGAGAAGGAGGATCTGCGCCGTTGGAGCCCGCCGCCCAAGGCGTATCGAACACTGCAGACACTGCTACGCCGCCGCGCGGCGCTGATCAAGGCGCGAACCATGATCCAACAGAGCCTGGGTGGCGAAAAGATTCTCAAGGCGAGCCTGACAAGGCTGATCTCACAGATCAACAGTCTGGATACACTAATCCAGAAGCATCTTCGCAACACCGTAAGAGAGGCAGGGCTCTGCGATCAGGTACAACGCTGCAAATCTCTGGAAGGTGTGGGCGATCTGACGGCTTACGCCTTGGTCATGGCCTTCCTGCGAGGAGACTTCCGCAACAGCGACGCCTTCGTCGCCTTCCTGGGGATGGATGTCCATGTAAAGGACTCCGGCACCAGAACGGGAAAACGCAAGCTGACCAAAAAAGGCGACTCAGAGACCCGCAGACTGCTTTACTGTGCGGCCATGGCCGCTCGTAAAAGCGCCCGCTGGGCGGGTGTCTACCAAGGTTATCTCGACCGTGGCCTGGCGAAAACGCAGGCCCTGGTCATCCTCGCACGTAAGCTGGTCCGTATCGCCTTCGCGCTGATGAAGAGCCGTACTGACTACGTATCTATGCCTGCCTCATAA
- a CDS encoding protein kinase family protein, producing the protein MNAENAIETHYRKLADGLSNEYEELYEPFENGRLRILFSTLHAMLISAFDSMNHRLPTTEESAHFWADPSRELIQAIEIVEALERSLKRSEFAFAIEEYYRRTLSLCKTFLSKSGGSSIPPNTEKIELYYTIPIFSPQNSIVIENQKNVSDLKLIGRGSYAQVFKYDDKFYKKTFALKRANKDLTDKELDRFKREFNQMRGLNSPYVLEVFGYNETNKEYVMEFMDASLDEYISKNNAKLSFGERMKLGLQIIKAFSYIHSKAILHRDISPKNILLKIYDDVAVVKVADFGLVKIVDSNLTSVNTEFKGYFNDPNLVVEGFDSYDILHETYALTRILYYVLTGKTRTDKFSENMRTFVEKGLNSDKGRRFKDIDELGKEFQNIKLG; encoded by the coding sequence ATGAATGCTGAAAACGCAATTGAAACTCATTATAGAAAACTTGCTGATGGTTTGAGCAATGAATATGAGGAGCTATATGAGCCTTTTGAAAACGGAAGGCTAAGAATTTTGTTTTCAACGCTTCATGCGATGCTGATTAGTGCATTTGACTCAATGAATCACAGATTGCCGACTACGGAAGAGTCCGCTCACTTCTGGGCAGATCCAAGTCGAGAATTGATTCAAGCTATTGAAATCGTTGAAGCTTTAGAACGATCCTTAAAAAGATCAGAATTTGCTTTTGCAATCGAGGAGTACTACAGGAGAACGCTATCTTTATGCAAAACATTTTTAAGCAAAAGCGGTGGTAGCTCAATACCACCCAATACAGAAAAGATTGAGTTGTACTATACGATTCCCATCTTCTCTCCACAAAATTCTATTGTTATAGAGAATCAAAAGAATGTTTCTGATTTAAAGCTGATCGGAAGAGGGTCATATGCGCAGGTTTTCAAATATGATGATAAGTTTTATAAAAAAACATTTGCTTTAAAGCGCGCCAATAAAGATCTAACCGATAAAGAGCTAGACAGGTTTAAGCGTGAATTTAATCAGATGCGCGGCCTAAATTCTCCATATGTTTTAGAGGTGTTTGGGTACAATGAAACAAATAAAGAGTATGTGATGGAGTTTATGGATGCATCATTGGACGAATATATATCTAAGAACAACGCAAAGCTCTCTTTTGGTGAGCGAATGAAGCTTGGGCTTCAAATAATTAAAGCTTTTTCGTACATCCATTCAAAAGCCATTCTCCATAGAGACATAAGCCCTAAGAATATTTTACTTAAAATATACGATGATGTGGCAGTTGTAAAAGTAGCAGATTTTGGGCTGGTGAAGATTGTCGATAGTAACTTAACATCCGTAAATACAGAGTTTAAAGGTTACTTTAATGACCCTAATTTAGTAGTAGAGGGATTTGATAGTTACGATATTCTACATGAGACCTATGCGCTTACTAGAATTCTATATTATGTCTTAACTGGAAAGACTCGTACTGACAAGTTTTCCGAAAATATGAGAACGTTTGTTGAAAAAGGCCTCAACAGTGATAAGGGTCGTAGGTTTAAAGATATTGATGAGTTGGGCAAAGAATTTCAAAATATTAAGCTTGGTTGA
- a CDS encoding succinylglutamate desuccinylase/aspartoacylase family protein yields the protein MIRFLMILGTGLLLISSPLQANEAEDEERAVERQQETDHPTPAKPAHVPPAGEEDASAETAPPQQTSLALLNRKVEPGSFATLHWTPDQSFASIATPVPVLVAHGQKPGPQLCLTAAIHGDELNGIEMVRRLMYELEPDQLAGTVIGVPIVNLDGFRSGSRYLSDRRDLNRYFPGYAKGSAASRVAHSLYSNIVSHCDYLVDLHTGSQKRINLPQLRADLDNPDVVAFAKHFGGMTVLHSPGATGMLRDAAVKDGIISVTMEAGGPNRLEPQAVNYGVQALETLLENLEMRKASRFWSAPQAVFFESEWIRAGQGGILLSEVKLNDKVKKGEILGTVTDPISNTGSAIIAPYDGRILGMAVNQVVHAGFAAFRIGEVKSTEEVEAQAEKASKEKEKNQQPGTGADTGEDSHGAVNGEVNGEARSDDVADSKPSLTQEEEDNTTE from the coding sequence TTGATTCGCTTTCTGATGATCCTCGGCACCGGCCTGTTGCTGATCAGCAGCCCGCTGCAGGCCAATGAGGCGGAAGATGAGGAACGTGCGGTAGAGCGTCAGCAGGAAACCGACCACCCCACACCGGCCAAGCCCGCCCATGTGCCCCCGGCGGGCGAGGAAGACGCCAGCGCGGAAACCGCCCCCCCGCAGCAAACGTCCCTGGCCCTGCTCAACCGCAAGGTGGAGCCCGGCAGTTTTGCCACCCTGCACTGGACCCCGGATCAGTCCTTCGCGTCCATTGCCACCCCGGTACCGGTGCTGGTTGCCCATGGCCAGAAGCCCGGCCCCCAGCTTTGCCTCACGGCGGCGATCCATGGTGATGAACTCAACGGCATCGAGATGGTGCGGCGGCTGATGTACGAGCTGGAGCCGGACCAGCTGGCCGGTACCGTGATCGGGGTGCCCATCGTGAATCTGGACGGCTTCCGCAGTGGCAGCCGTTACCTCAGCGACCGCCGTGACCTGAACCGTTACTTCCCGGGTTATGCCAAGGGCAGCGCCGCCTCGCGGGTGGCCCATTCCCTGTACAGCAACATCGTCAGCCACTGCGACTATCTGGTGGACCTGCATACCGGCTCCCAGAAGCGCATCAACCTGCCCCAGCTGCGGGCGGATCTGGACAACCCGGATGTGGTGGCCTTCGCCAAGCACTTTGGTGGCATGACCGTGCTGCACAGCCCCGGTGCCACCGGCATGCTGCGCGACGCAGCGGTGAAGGACGGCATTATTTCCGTGACCATGGAAGCCGGCGGCCCCAACCGGCTGGAGCCCCAGGCCGTGAATTATGGCGTGCAGGCGCTGGAAACCCTGCTGGAAAACCTGGAAATGCGAAAAGCCAGCCGATTCTGGAGTGCACCCCAGGCGGTGTTCTTCGAATCGGAATGGATTCGTGCAGGCCAGGGCGGCATCCTGCTGTCCGAGGTGAAGCTGAACGACAAGGTGAAGAAGGGAGAGATCCTCGGCACCGTCACCGATCCGATCAGCAACACCGGCAGCGCCATTATCGCGCCCTATGACGGCCGGATATTGGGGATGGCCGTGAACCAGGTGGTCCATGCCGGCTTTGCGGCGTTCCGGATTGGTGAGGTGAAATCCACGGAAGAAGTGGAAGCCCAGGCGGAAAAAGCCAGCAAGGAAAAGGAAAAGAACCAGCAACCCGGCACAGGCGCCGACACCGGCGAGGACAGCCACGGCGCGGTCAACGGTGAGGTGAACGGAGAGGCAAGAAGCGACGACGTGGCAGACAGCAAGCCATCGCTGACCCAGGAAGAGGAAGACAACACCACCGAGTAA
- a CDS encoding helix-hairpin-helix domain-containing protein — MKGFNTVLAVILLAFAGLSQAVEVTPVPSTATASATEQASAQRINLNTADATQLQALKGVGPSTAESIIQWRDANGPFTSVDQLLAVKGIGEKTLAGLRDNLTVQ; from the coding sequence ATGAAAGGATTCAACACCGTACTCGCCGTTATCCTGCTTGCCTTCGCTGGCCTGTCCCAGGCCGTGGAAGTGACCCCGGTACCTTCTACCGCTACCGCCTCCGCTACCGAGCAGGCCAGCGCGCAGCGCATCAATCTCAATACTGCCGACGCGACCCAGCTGCAGGCGCTCAAGGGCGTGGGGCCCAGCACGGCCGAATCGATTATCCAGTGGCGTGATGCCAATGGCCCCTTCACCAGTGTGGATCAGCTGCTGGCCGTGAAAGGCATTGGTGAAAAGACCCTGGCGGGTTTGCGGGACAACCTGACTGTGCAGTAA
- a CDS encoding alkaline phosphatase D family protein, with translation MKRVAFASCCRYEAFPHIPHENKQPEWKEIQDANPDYLFLLGDNIYMDYGVSFFSQEPIGSPEKLSLEAFEAIMNGKYAQQFSVPSFKSLISEMRSKSALFATWDDHDFAWDNACGCDVPEDKKKASTNLFKKWVLGQSEPDDSPIYHYVDLPENNPTARFIILDNRSYSERINRHSDGEDEFTSPSEGKSMLGEVQLNFLLDKMQHGLPHTFICSGLSLTQGNENWSNYEEEYDIFSKAVEESSSNVFFVAGDIHKNKLLKPNAKRPCYEIISSGISINYLGLPADFDDCHNWGIIEFDTCQVNVQFNKAKLNDVGGIQEIKSRTYNLL, from the coding sequence ATGAAAAGAGTAGCATTTGCTTCATGTTGCCGTTATGAGGCTTTCCCACATATACCTCACGAAAATAAACAACCCGAGTGGAAAGAAATTCAAGATGCGAATCCTGATTACTTATTCCTACTAGGTGACAATATCTATATGGACTATGGAGTTTCATTTTTTAGCCAAGAGCCTATAGGCTCTCCAGAAAAGCTTAGTTTAGAAGCTTTTGAAGCTATAATGAATGGGAAATATGCTCAACAGTTCTCAGTGCCAAGTTTCAAAAGTTTGATCTCAGAAATGCGTTCTAAAAGTGCATTATTTGCAACATGGGATGACCATGATTTTGCCTGGGATAACGCTTGCGGGTGTGATGTGCCAGAAGATAAGAAAAAAGCTTCAACTAACTTATTCAAAAAGTGGGTTCTAGGACAGTCAGAGCCAGATGATAGTCCCATCTATCATTATGTGGACTTGCCAGAAAACAATCCCACTGCGAGGTTCATTATTTTAGATAACAGGAGTTATTCGGAGCGAATAAATAGACACTCTGATGGAGAGGATGAATTCACATCCCCATCAGAAGGAAAGAGTATGCTTGGAGAGGTTCAGCTAAATTTTTTATTGGATAAAATGCAGCACGGCCTCCCCCATACGTTTATATGTTCTGGGCTTAGCTTGACTCAAGGTAATGAGAATTGGTCAAACTATGAAGAAGAGTACGATATTTTCTCCAAGGCTGTGGAAGAATCGAGTAGCAACGTTTTTTTTGTGGCTGGTGACATTCACAAAAATAAATTATTAAAACCAAACGCTAAGCGACCGTGCTATGAAATCATATCATCAGGAATATCTATTAACTATTTGGGCCTCCCAGCTGATTTTGATGACTGCCACAACTGGGGAATAATTGAATTTGATACCTGCCAAGTAAATGTCCAATTTAATAAAGCAAAGCTGAATGATGTTGGAGGCATACAAGAAATAAAAAGTCGAACTTATAATTTACTCTAA
- a CDS encoding sterol desaturase family protein, translated as MSEFLRDRYEEVDLSPGQGKITATVSIGLGILALMGSFCFLYPEIFTTPDFRGFYNAEVLRIALFIGIGIGFTCGFFSVFRHQEKRYGIIGMVLACMAALIGSGRLDVPPVEGRSLYAGLDYFILTLLVLALVFIPLERAFPKDPQQKTLRGGWVTDMKYFLFSHVGLQLISFFTIIPIQVVLHDKVDIGFQQAIASQPLWLQFIEILIVIDLGSYWIHRAFHEVPWLWKFHAVHHSTTQMDWLASSRLHVVEIIANRFVGYLPIFILGFAPSAVYAYLVFVSFHAIFIHANVRFRFPGIRWLIATPEFHHWHHSSEDQAVDKNYAAFLPIYDKLFGTLIMPRELAAEYGTRASTPVPEGVVKQFLFPFRRG; from the coding sequence GTGAGTGAATTTTTACGCGACCGTTATGAAGAAGTGGATCTGAGCCCGGGGCAGGGCAAGATTACCGCCACCGTGTCCATCGGGCTGGGGATTCTGGCGCTGATGGGCAGCTTCTGTTTCCTCTACCCCGAGATCTTTACCACGCCTGATTTCCGCGGCTTCTACAATGCCGAGGTGCTGCGTATTGCTCTGTTTATCGGCATCGGTATCGGGTTCACCTGTGGTTTTTTCAGCGTGTTTCGGCATCAGGAAAAACGTTACGGCATCATCGGCATGGTACTGGCCTGCATGGCGGCGCTGATTGGCTCCGGGCGGCTGGATGTGCCGCCGGTGGAGGGCCGCAGCCTGTATGCCGGGCTGGATTATTTCATCCTCACCCTGTTGGTGCTGGCGCTGGTGTTCATCCCGCTGGAACGGGCCTTTCCCAAGGACCCGCAACAGAAAACCCTGCGCGGTGGCTGGGTCACCGACATGAAGTACTTCCTGTTCAGCCATGTGGGCCTGCAGCTGATCAGTTTCTTCACCATCATCCCGATCCAGGTGGTGCTGCATGACAAGGTGGATATCGGCTTCCAGCAGGCCATTGCCAGTCAGCCCCTGTGGCTGCAGTTCATCGAGATCCTGATCGTCATCGATCTGGGCAGCTACTGGATCCATCGTGCCTTCCACGAAGTGCCTTGGCTGTGGAAGTTTCACGCCGTACACCATTCCACCACCCAGATGGACTGGCTGGCCTCCTCGCGCCTGCATGTGGTGGAGATCATCGCCAACCGCTTCGTGGGTTACCTGCCCATCTTCATCCTCGGCTTTGCACCTTCAGCGGTGTATGCCTACCTGGTGTTCGTGTCGTTCCACGCCATCTTCATCCACGCCAATGTGCGTTTCCGTTTCCCGGGTATCCGCTGGCTCATCGCCACCCCGGAATTCCACCACTGGCACCATTCCTCTGAAGACCAGGCGGTAGACAAAAACTACGCCGCCTTCCTGCCCATCTACGATAAACTGTTCGGCACCCTGATCATGCCCAGGGAGCTGGCCGCCGAATACGGCACCCGAGCCAGCACCCCGGTGCCGGAAGGCGTGGTCAAACAGTTCCTGTTCCCGTTCCGCCGGGGCTAG
- the trmY gene encoding tRNA (pseudouridine(54)-N(1))-methyltransferase TrmY gives MRTFVLRARAASTNSQTLMANVGGDAHSEILAHTLMNAIFVAQSHRADVVVHLVLESTQDYSRTLTFVAEEMRDIGGFHEQALLAKVVRALDASAGMGKEQMKAVESGITVRTLSFEKLVKELAEDGHQLYMMDPKGESIRELAFADKPCFLLTDHIPMPKKSFNSLKRLGTEKISLGPTMLFASQCVVLINNEMDLAGM, from the coding sequence ATGCGTACCTTCGTCCTCCGCGCCCGTGCCGCCTCTACCAACAGCCAGACGCTAATGGCCAACGTCGGCGGTGATGCCCACAGCGAGATCCTCGCCCACACTCTGATGAATGCCATCTTTGTGGCGCAGTCGCACCGTGCCGATGTGGTGGTACATCTGGTGCTGGAGAGCACCCAGGATTATTCCCGCACCCTTACCTTTGTGGCCGAGGAGATGCGGGATATTGGCGGGTTTCATGAGCAGGCGTTGCTGGCCAAGGTGGTGCGGGCGCTTGATGCTTCTGCGGGGATGGGCAAGGAGCAGATGAAGGCGGTGGAGAGCGGCATTACCGTGCGCACGCTGAGCTTCGAAAAGCTGGTGAAGGAGCTGGCCGAGGATGGCCATCAGCTTTATATGATGGACCCGAAGGGCGAGAGCATTCGCGAACTGGCGTTTGCCGATAAGCCCTGTTTCCTTCTTACCGATCACATTCCCATGCCGAAGAAGAGTTTTAACAGCCTGAAGCGACTGGGCACCGAGAAGATCAGCCTGGGGCCGACCATGCTGTTTGCGTCACAGTGTGTGGTGTTGATTAATAATGAGATGGATCTTGCGGGGATGTAG
- a CDS encoding DUF3024 domain-containing protein, protein MQLRRPPPHIRKEFDLGYRILNQSVEIFEIRPEWRNPASKIEIPVAKSTYVKTQKCWKIYWQRQDLKWHSYQPMP, encoded by the coding sequence ATGCAGCTCCGCAGACCGCCGCCGCATATTCGGAAGGAATTTGATTTGGGTTATCGGATTCTCAATCAAAGCGTGGAGATATTCGAAATACGCCCAGAGTGGAGAAATCCAGCCTCAAAAATTGAGATTCCTGTGGCAAAGTCCACCTATGTCAAGACGCAGAAGTGCTGGAAGATATATTGGCAGCGCCAGGATCTGAAGTGGCACTCCTACCAGCCAATGCCCTAG
- a CDS encoding ATP-binding cassette domain-containing protein, giving the protein MPLLTLREIQLSYGQQALLDHVNLSIDSGERLCLIGRNGAGKSTLMKVIAGEIQADDGQIEQTQGLSIARLEQEVPDDQDHSVHYMVSQGLGEHGALLSEHAELAHQLGDADDKVLARFEQLSSEIEARGAWQLSQRVDTALSKLSLDGDMQFAGLSGGMKRRVLLARALVQEPDILLLDEPTNHLDMESIQWLEEFLKSYGATLVFISHDRAFIRALATRIIELDRGRLTSWPGSYEKYLTGKQAQLDAEEKANAEFDKKLSQEEKWIRQGIKARRTRNEGRVRALKAMRDEFAQRRNRTGTANLTIQSSDSSGKIVVEAENLSFAVGGKQIVKDFSVTLMRGDRIGILGPNGCGKSTLIRLLLDRLKPDSGTVKIGTQLQVAYFDQLRDTLDEEKSVIDNVAEGSDVINLNGQNKHVIGYLQDFLFDPGRVRQPVKSLSGGERNRLLLAKLFTKPFNLLVLDEPTNDLDAETLELLEEQLMNYQGTLLLVSHDREFIDNVVTSTLVFEHGQLNSYVGGYQDWIRQRPEPVKEKPVKALKPAAPAKEEAPKPKKLSYKDQRELEQLPGTIEQLEGDLDAVQARMSDPDFYKGDPAEITAAQQQQTELQTALDAAYARWDELDQLG; this is encoded by the coding sequence ATGCCATTACTCACGCTTCGCGAAATACAGCTCAGCTATGGCCAGCAGGCCTTGCTGGACCATGTGAACCTTTCCATCGACAGTGGCGAGCGCCTGTGTCTGATTGGCCGTAACGGGGCGGGCAAGTCCACCCTGATGAAGGTGATCGCCGGGGAGATCCAGGCGGATGACGGGCAGATCGAACAGACCCAGGGGCTGAGCATTGCCCGGCTGGAACAGGAAGTGCCGGACGATCAGGATCATAGCGTGCACTACATGGTGTCCCAGGGCCTGGGTGAGCATGGCGCCCTGCTCAGCGAACACGCCGAGCTGGCCCATCAGCTGGGCGACGCCGATGACAAGGTGCTGGCCCGTTTCGAACAACTGAGCAGCGAGATCGAGGCCCGTGGTGCCTGGCAGCTGTCCCAGCGGGTGGATACCGCCCTGTCCAAATTGAGCCTGGATGGCGACATGCAGTTTGCCGGTCTGTCCGGGGGCATGAAGCGCCGGGTACTGTTGGCGCGGGCACTGGTGCAGGAACCGGATATCCTGTTGCTGGACGAGCCCACCAACCACCTGGATATGGAATCCATCCAGTGGCTGGAAGAATTTCTGAAAAGCTACGGCGCCACCCTGGTGTTCATTTCCCACGACCGGGCCTTTATCCGCGCCCTGGCCACCCGCATCATCGAACTGGACCGTGGCAGGCTGACCAGCTGGCCCGGCAGCTATGAGAAGTACCTGACCGGCAAGCAGGCGCAACTGGATGCGGAAGAGAAAGCCAACGCGGAGTTCGACAAGAAGCTCAGCCAGGAAGAAAAGTGGATCCGCCAAGGCATCAAGGCCCGGCGTACCCGTAACGAAGGCCGGGTCCGTGCCCTCAAGGCCATGCGCGATGAGTTTGCCCAGCGCCGCAACCGCACCGGCACCGCCAACCTGACCATCCAGAGCAGCGACAGCTCCGGCAAGATTGTGGTGGAAGCGGAAAACCTGAGTTTCGCGGTGGGCGGCAAGCAGATCGTCAAGGATTTCTCGGTAACGCTGATGCGTGGCGACCGCATCGGCATCCTTGGGCCCAATGGCTGCGGCAAGTCCACCCTGATCCGCCTGCTGCTGGACCGGCTCAAACCCGACAGCGGTACGGTGAAGATTGGCACCCAACTGCAAGTCGCCTACTTCGACCAGCTGCGCGATACCCTGGACGAAGAAAAGAGCGTGATCGACAACGTGGCCGAAGGCTCCGATGTGATCAATCTCAACGGCCAGAACAAACACGTGATCGGCTACCTGCAGGACTTCCTGTTCGATCCCGGCCGGGTGCGCCAGCCGGTGAAATCCCTGTCCGGGGGTGAGCGCAACCGGCTGTTGCTGGCCAAGCTGTTCACCAAGCCGTTCAACCTGCTGGTACTGGATGAGCCCACCAACGATCTGGACGCGGAGACCCTGGAGCTGCTGGAAGAACAGCTGATGAATTATCAGGGCACCCTGCTGCTGGTGAGCCACGACCGGGAATTCATCGACAATGTGGTCACTTCCACCCTGGTGTTCGAACACGGCCAGCTGAACAGCTACGTGGGCGGCTATCAGGACTGGATTCGTCAGCGTCCGGAACCTGTGAAGGAAAAACCCGTCAAAGCCCTCAAGCCGGCGGCACCGGCCAAAGAGGAAGCGCCCAAACCCAAGAAGCTGTCCTACAAGGATCAGCGCGAGCTGGAGCAACTTCCGGGTACCATCGAACAGCTGGAAGGCGATCTGGATGCGGTGCAGGCCCGTATGTCCGATCCCGACTTCTACAAGGGCGACCCGGCCGAGATTACTGCCGCCCAACAGCAACAGACCGAGCTGCAGACGGCACTGGACGCCGCCTACGCCCGCTGGGACGAACTGGACCAGCTCGGCTGA